In one Hymenobacter sp. DG25B genomic region, the following are encoded:
- the asnS gene encoding asparagine--tRNA ligase: MSDLRRSSVQELLRSEELEREVLVRGWVRTRRGNKYVQFIAINDGSGFNSIQVVANAEQFPEEKLKADGVENGAAVQVRGRLVASQGKGQTVEIQATDISVYGKADTETYPLQKKGHSLEFLREIAHLRPRTNTFGAVLRIRHAMAFAVHQYFNNHGFFYVHTPIITGSDAEGAGQMFRVTTLPDQNPPLTEDKAGVDYKQDFFGKQTNLTVSGQLEGEIAALALGKVYTFGPTFRAENSNTARHLAEFWMIEPEVAFNDLQDNMDLAEDFLRYLVRYALDNCQDDLKFLNEQYDKELLTRLQFVVDNEFQRLNYTEAVEILKSAKQKFEFPVDWGTDLQSEHERYLVEKHFKKPVILTNYPKDIKAFYMKLNEDGKTVRAMDVLFPGIGEIIGGSEREESLEKLTKRMAEMNVPEHDLWWYLELRKYGTAPHSGFGLGFERLILFVTGMANIRDVIPFPRFPKSAEF, translated from the coding sequence GAACGCGAAGTGCTGGTACGCGGCTGGGTGCGCACCCGCCGTGGCAACAAATACGTGCAGTTCATTGCCATAAACGACGGCTCCGGCTTTAATTCGATTCAGGTAGTAGCCAATGCCGAGCAGTTTCCGGAGGAAAAGCTAAAGGCCGATGGTGTAGAGAACGGCGCCGCCGTACAGGTGCGCGGTCGGCTGGTAGCTTCGCAGGGCAAAGGGCAGACGGTTGAAATTCAGGCCACGGACATTTCGGTGTATGGCAAAGCCGATACCGAGACGTACCCCTTGCAGAAGAAAGGCCACTCGCTGGAATTCCTGCGCGAAATTGCTCACCTGCGCCCCCGCACTAACACGTTTGGGGCCGTGCTGCGCATTCGGCACGCCATGGCGTTTGCGGTGCACCAGTACTTCAACAACCACGGCTTCTTTTACGTGCACACGCCCATCATCACGGGTTCCGATGCCGAAGGCGCCGGCCAAATGTTCCGGGTAACCACCCTGCCCGACCAGAACCCGCCCCTCACGGAGGATAAAGCTGGCGTAGACTACAAGCAGGACTTCTTCGGCAAGCAAACCAACCTCACGGTTTCGGGCCAGTTGGAAGGCGAAATTGCAGCCCTGGCCCTGGGCAAGGTGTACACCTTCGGCCCCACGTTCCGGGCCGAAAACTCCAACACCGCCCGCCACCTGGCCGAGTTCTGGATGATTGAGCCCGAAGTGGCCTTCAACGACCTGCAGGACAACATGGACCTGGCTGAGGACTTCCTCCGCTACCTGGTGCGCTACGCCCTCGATAACTGCCAGGACGACCTCAAGTTTCTCAACGAGCAGTACGACAAGGAGCTACTCACGCGGCTGCAGTTTGTGGTGGACAATGAGTTCCAGCGCCTGAACTATACCGAGGCAGTAGAAATCCTGAAGTCGGCCAAGCAGAAGTTTGAATTTCCCGTGGATTGGGGCACCGACCTGCAGAGCGAGCATGAGCGCTACCTGGTAGAGAAGCACTTCAAGAAGCCGGTTATCCTGACCAACTACCCCAAGGATATCAAGGCGTTCTACATGAAGCTCAACGAGGACGGCAAAACCGTGCGCGCCATGGACGTGCTCTTCCCCGGCATCGGTGAAATCATTGGCGGCTCGGAGCGGGAGGAAAGCCTGGAGAAGCTGACTAAGCGCATGGCCGAAATGAACGTGCCCGAGCATGACCTGTGGTGGTATCTGGAGCTGCGTAAATACGGCACCGCACCGCACTCAGGCTTCGGCCTGGGCTTCGAGCGCCTCATCCTGTTCGTGACCGGCATGGCCAACATCCGTGACGTGATTCCCTTTCCCCGCTTCCCGAAGAGCGCGGAGTTTTAA
- the uvrA gene encoding excinuclease ABC subunit UvrA, with the protein MAKKSSVSASSTTSRKGRASQPAAPATAVAVADNSEQHTAAVQAVPLAEQVSEAVVAAHAAARPLAADIESPFIDVYGAREHNLKNVTVKIPRGKLVVFTGISGSGKSSLAFDTIYAEGQRRYMETFSAYARSFMGGLERPDVDKIEGLSPVISIEQKTTSRNPRSTVGTITEIYDFLRLFYARTAEAFSYATGKKMIRQSDDQIINYILKHFDGSKLVVLAPVVKGRKGHYRELFQQIAKLGFTKVRVDGELLDITAKMQVDRYKIHDIEIVIDRLAVKEEDRFRLSGSVQNALTHGKGTMLVLDPDSGKTQFFSRFLMDPTTGIAYDDPAPNTFSFNSPYGACPVCNGLGEVQEITRESVMPDTKLSISRGGIAPLGEYRDIWIFQQLGLILKKHKASLSTSIEKLPAELVDRLLHGIPEDEDADPKKAGYTEPFEGIIPFLRRQMDSESDNIREWIQQYTQAKECPECHGYRLKKESLHFKIADHHIGELSVMDIKQLAEWFEDLEKRLTDRQNLIARELLKEIRKRIGFLLEVGLDYLDLHRSVRTLSGGESQRIRLATQIGTQLVGVLYIMDEPSIGLHQRDNERLIKALQHLRDLGNSVIVVEHDKDMIMHADHVLDIGPGAGIHGGHIVAEGTPKEIFSSGSLTSQYLSGQKHIELRKTKRAGDGGELVLKGAKGHNLKNVTAKFPLGKFIAVTGVSGSGKSSLIHDTLYPILNQHFFNAKREPLAYGSIEGLDLIDKVIEVDQSPIGRTPRSNPATYTGVFTEIRQLYSSLPEAKIRGYGPGRFSFNVKGGRCETCEGAGMRTIEMNFLPDVHVPCETCKGRRYNRETLEVRFKGKSITDVLDMTVEKAVEFFEFQPRILRKIKTLNEVGLGYLTLGQQATTLSGGEAQRVKLATELSKKDTGKTFYILDEPTTGLHFEDINHLAVVLQKLADKGNTVLIIEHNLDLIKVADHVIDIGPEGGAGGGTIVAQGTPEQVAKSKKGYTARFLAEELKTSKYAEEEAPAA; encoded by the coding sequence ATGGCCAAAAAATCATCCGTATCCGCTTCTTCCACCACCTCCCGCAAAGGACGCGCTTCTCAACCCGCTGCTCCTGCCACAGCAGTAGCCGTAGCCGATAACTCCGAACAGCATACTGCTGCCGTGCAGGCGGTGCCGCTGGCAGAGCAGGTCAGCGAAGCCGTGGTGGCCGCCCATGCCGCTGCCCGCCCCCTGGCCGCCGATATAGAGTCGCCGTTTATTGACGTATATGGGGCGCGGGAGCACAACCTAAAGAACGTTACTGTCAAAATTCCGCGCGGTAAGCTGGTGGTGTTCACCGGTATTTCCGGCTCGGGCAAGTCATCGTTGGCGTTTGATACGATTTACGCCGAAGGCCAGCGTCGCTACATGGAGACGTTTTCGGCCTATGCCCGCTCCTTTATGGGCGGCCTGGAGCGGCCCGATGTGGACAAGATTGAGGGCCTGTCGCCGGTTATCAGCATCGAGCAGAAAACCACCTCGCGCAACCCCCGCTCCACGGTAGGCACCATCACGGAGATTTACGACTTCCTGCGCCTGTTCTACGCCCGCACGGCCGAGGCCTTCAGCTACGCCACGGGCAAAAAGATGATCCGGCAGTCAGACGACCAGATCATCAACTACATTCTCAAGCACTTTGATGGCAGCAAGCTGGTGGTGCTGGCGCCGGTAGTAAAAGGCCGCAAAGGCCACTACCGCGAGCTGTTCCAGCAGATTGCCAAGCTGGGCTTCACCAAAGTGCGCGTAGATGGCGAGTTGCTCGACATCACGGCCAAGATGCAGGTGGACCGCTACAAAATCCACGACATCGAAATTGTGATTGACCGGCTGGCGGTGAAGGAGGAAGACCGGTTCCGCCTCTCGGGCTCGGTGCAGAATGCGCTAACCCACGGCAAAGGCACTATGCTGGTGCTGGACCCCGACTCCGGGAAGACCCAGTTCTTCTCGCGCTTTCTGATGGACCCCACCACCGGCATTGCCTACGACGACCCCGCCCCGAATACCTTTTCCTTCAACTCGCCCTACGGCGCCTGCCCCGTGTGCAACGGCCTGGGCGAGGTGCAGGAAATCACCCGCGAGTCGGTGATGCCGGATACCAAGCTCAGCATCAGCCGCGGCGGTATTGCGCCGCTGGGGGAGTACCGCGACATCTGGATTTTCCAGCAGCTGGGCCTGATTCTCAAAAAGCACAAAGCCAGCCTGAGCACCTCCATCGAAAAGCTGCCGGCCGAGCTGGTGGACCGGCTGCTGCACGGCATTCCGGAAGATGAAGACGCCGACCCCAAAAAAGCGGGCTACACGGAGCCATTTGAAGGCATTATTCCCTTCCTGCGCCGGCAAATGGATTCCGAGTCGGACAACATCCGGGAGTGGATTCAGCAGTACACTCAGGCAAAAGAGTGCCCCGAGTGCCACGGCTACCGCCTGAAAAAGGAGAGCCTGCACTTCAAAATTGCCGACCACCACATTGGCGAGCTGTCGGTGATGGACATTAAGCAGTTGGCTGAGTGGTTTGAGGACCTGGAAAAGCGCCTCACCGACCGCCAGAACCTGATTGCTCGCGAACTGCTGAAGGAAATCCGCAAGCGCATCGGCTTTTTGCTGGAAGTGGGCCTGGATTACTTGGACCTGCACCGCTCCGTGCGCACGCTCTCGGGCGGCGAGTCGCAGCGCATTCGCCTGGCTACGCAAATCGGCACCCAGCTGGTGGGCGTGCTCTACATTATGGACGAGCCCAGCATTGGCCTGCACCAGCGCGACAACGAGCGCCTCATCAAAGCCCTGCAGCACCTGCGGGACCTGGGCAACTCCGTGATTGTGGTGGAGCACGACAAGGATATGATTATGCACGCCGACCATGTGCTGGACATTGGTCCGGGCGCGGGCATTCACGGCGGGCATATTGTGGCCGAAGGCACTCCGAAGGAAATCTTCTCCAGTGGCTCGCTCACCTCCCAATACCTCAGCGGCCAGAAGCACATTGAGCTGCGCAAAACCAAGCGCGCCGGCGACGGCGGCGAACTGGTGCTGAAAGGCGCCAAAGGCCACAACCTGAAAAACGTAACAGCGAAATTCCCACTAGGTAAGTTCATTGCTGTAACGGGGGTTTCGGGCTCCGGCAAGTCCTCCTTGATTCATGATACCCTATACCCCATTCTCAACCAGCATTTCTTTAATGCCAAGCGCGAGCCGCTGGCTTACGGCAGCATTGAAGGCCTGGATTTGATTGATAAGGTGATTGAAGTGGACCAGTCGCCGATTGGGCGCACGCCGCGCTCCAATCCGGCTACCTACACGGGTGTGTTCACCGAAATCCGCCAGCTGTATTCCTCGCTGCCGGAAGCCAAAATCCGGGGCTATGGGCCGGGGCGCTTCTCCTTCAACGTGAAGGGCGGACGCTGCGAAACCTGCGAGGGGGCCGGTATGCGCACCATCGAAATGAATTTCCTGCCCGATGTGCACGTGCCCTGCGAAACCTGCAAAGGCCGCCGCTACAACCGTGAAACGCTGGAAGTGCGCTTTAAAGGTAAGTCCATTACCGATGTGCTGGACATGACGGTGGAAAAGGCCGTGGAGTTCTTTGAGTTTCAGCCCCGCATCCTGCGCAAAATCAAAACTCTGAATGAAGTAGGCCTCGGCTACCTCACGCTGGGCCAGCAGGCCACCACGCTTTCCGGTGGCGAAGCGCAGCGCGTGAAGCTGGCCACGGAGCTCAGCAAAAAGGACACCGGCAAAACGTTCTATATCCTGGACGAGCCCACCACCGGCCTGCACTTCGAGGACATCAACCACCTGGCCGTGGTGCTGCAGAAGCTGGCCGACAAGGGTAACACCGTGCTCATCATCGAGCACAACCTGGACCTCATTAAAGTGGCCGACCACGTTATTGACATCGGGCCGGAAGGCGGTGCGGGCGGCGGCACTATTGTGGCGCAGGGTACGCCGGAGCAAGTGGCCAAGAGCAAGAAGGGCTACACGGCCCGCTTCCTGGCCGAGGAGCTGAAAACCAGTAAATACGCCGAGGAAGAAGCCCCGGCCGCCTAA